Genomic window (Streptococcus porcinus):
ATAATCACACGCTCTGCACGTTCAACAATTGGTTTATCAACCATTTTACCTTTCAGGGAAATAACACCCGAACCTTTACTTTCTGCTTCACGGATTGCCCAGATAACTTCTTTAGCATCTTGAATTTCTTTTTCTGTAGGTGCATATAGCTCATTCACTAAAGGAATTTGACGTGGATTGATAACTGATTTTCCATCAAATCCAAGTTGTTTAATCATACGAACTTCATTTTGGAAACCTTCGGTATTATTTACATCCGAATACACTGTGTCTATAGCAGCAATACCAGCTGCGCGAGCTGCGTGTAGTATCATACTCCGAGCAAAGAAAAGCTCTTGACCATCAGGGTGACGTCGCGTTTTCATATTAGTTACATAATCTTCTGCTCCCAAGGCAATCCCAATCAAACGATTTGATGCTTTTGCGATCTCCCGTGCATTAAGAACTCCTTCTGCCGATTCAATAGCTGCCATCATTTTTGTACGTCCAATTTCAATACCATTTTCACGTTCAACACGTTCAATAACAGCTTCTACATCGATGATATCTTGGGCAGTTTCAGTTTTAGGCAAGCGAACCACATCAACACCTGCTATAACAACAGCTTCAATATCCAAAGCTCCAACTGTATCCAGACCATTAACACGAACAACAGTTTCCACAGAACTGTAATCAAATGTTTTTAAAGCAAAATGAACCAAAGCTCTAGATGTGTCTTTTTCTCTTAATGAAACCGAGTCTTCCAAATCAAACATAATTGAATCTGCTCCATAAAGCGGAGCATCTCTAAGCATAGCTGCGTTTGCACCCGGAACAAACATCATAGTTCTTCTTAAACGTTCCATGTGTCAATCTCCTTCCAATTGTATTGATCAATGCCTGCTGCACGGTGCACAGCTACAAGGGTTCGAGCCTGAATCGTGCAATCAAGCGCACCTTTGTCAACAGCGTAAATAGAGGCTTTGTCAACACCTAAATGGTTTAAGGATTCTTCAATGACCTGACGAATGCGACGACCAAATTGTTTCTCAACACTGCTTTCCAAATCAATCGTAATGCCATTTGTAGCTGGACTAACCGTAATCATGATATCGCTTGATTCCAAACTTCCTGCAACCGCAGTTTGTGAAATTTCCATAAATATACCTCTCTATCTTGATGTCTGACATCTGATTAGTAAATGTTAGGCAAGTCTTAACTTTATTTATTTTTCTGGCAATAACTTAATGAGAAGTTCTGCCACGGCATAAAGTATTCCTAAAACGATAAATACGCCTGCCATTCCTAGCGCCATAAGCTCAAATGCCATGACTAAATGTTCCATATTCATAATTATCTATCCTCTTCTAATTATCAATCTATTCTTAGCTAAAGAATGATAGTAGTAAACCACCCGCAATAACAGAGGCAATTTGACCAGAAACGTTAGCCCCGACAGCATACATTAGGATGAAATTCTGTGGGTCCTCATCAGTTGCCATTTTTTGAATGACACGGCTTGACATCGGAAAGGCTGAAATACCAGCCGCACCTATCATTGGATTAATTTTATTTTTGCGGAATAGATTTAAAATTTTTGCAAACACAACACCACCGATGGAATCCATGATAAAGGCAACTAAGCCAAAGAGAATAATCATTAATGTTTGGAAATTCAAGAAAAGATCAGCCTGCATCTTAACAGAGATTGTTAACCCTAAAAGAATTGATACAATATTTACTAGCTCATTTTGTGCAGTCATTGAAAGACGATCTAAGACACCACACTCCCTTAATAAATTACCAAACATCAGGAATCCAACTAGCGGCAATGAAATCGGAGCTATGAAACCTGCCACAAAAGTAATAACAATTGGGAATAAAATTTTTGTTAGCTTCGAAACACTTTCTGCCTTATAGGTCATGCGGATTTGACGTTCTTTTTTGGTAGTTACTAATTTGATTGCAAAAGGTTGAATAATCGGCACCAAAGCCATGTATGAATAAGCTGCAACCGTAATTGGTCCTAATAGCTTAGGTGCTAGTTGATTGGCAACAAAAATTGAAGTTGGCCCGTCTGCTGCACCTATAATCCC
Coding sequences:
- the citE gene encoding citrate (pro-3S)-lyase subunit beta, producing the protein MERLRRTMMFVPGANAAMLRDAPLYGADSIMFDLEDSVSLREKDTSRALVHFALKTFDYSSVETVVRVNGLDTVGALDIEAVVIAGVDVVRLPKTETAQDIIDVEAVIERVERENGIEIGRTKMMAAIESAEGVLNAREIAKASNRLIGIALGAEDYVTNMKTRRHPDGQELFFARSMILHAARAAGIAAIDTVYSDVNNTEGFQNEVRMIKQLGFDGKSVINPRQIPLVNELYAPTEKEIQDAKEVIWAIREAESKGSGVISLKGKMVDKPIVERAERVIMLAKAAQLLTEEDI
- a CDS encoding OadG-related small transporter subunit, whose protein sequence is MNMEHLVMAFELMALGMAGVFIVLGILYAVAELLIKLLPEK
- the citD gene encoding citrate lyase acyl carrier protein produces the protein MEISQTAVAGSLESSDIMITVSPATNGITIDLESSVEKQFGRRIRQVIEESLNHLGVDKASIYAVDKGALDCTIQARTLVAVHRAAGIDQYNWKEIDTWNV
- a CDS encoding sodium ion-translocating decarboxylase subunit beta: MEILIQGLTSITIPQITMMIIGGLLMYLGIKKEYEPTLLVPMGLGTILVNFPGTGVLTQVVNGVHQEGVFDTLFNIGIGTELFPLLIFIGIGAMIDFGPLLQNPFMLLFGAAAQFGIFFVVVVAVMAGFDIKEAASIGIIGAADGPTSIFVANQLAPKLLGPITVAAYSYMALVPIIQPFAIKLVTTKKERQIRMTYKAESVSKLTKILFPIVITFVAGFIAPISLPLVGFLMFGNLLRECGVLDRLSMTAQNELVNIVSILLGLTISVKMQADLFLNFQTLMIILFGLVAFIMDSIGGVVFAKILNLFRKNKINPMIGAAGISAFPMSSRVIQKMATDEDPQNFILMYAVGANVSGQIASVIAGGLLLSFFS